The following coding sequences are from one Verrucomicrobiia bacterium window:
- a CDS encoding alpha-2-macroglobulin family protein, protein MKTLLALAMVACFTVFSLHSQTTAEYAPLKTEAEKLFAEKSYAKANEVYAKAKALTLSTADTRWVEFRLADTQWRSAASTQQADTTKQDQARQALEVMVRDITREEDKDQTWAEVKESLGDFWWMRKNSVNWHPGWANYQPALEWWAGARDVNLARERYLGIVRKAAKPAQVDRWYTYGYYGNYLPLNVLENALKIAQTDTDKAQFRYLIAMTLKNQGGSFEQRQRVPEEFEAAIKFGKGNEWYDDALYQYGEWMMHQGRFVPTENGNYRQEPDNKKALEMFRKLVAEFTKGETRYFEQAQQRINEITGVQLGLGISHIFLPDSEVQYYLNWRNVKEIELSLYPVNLAKDVQMAGNEERRQNWLQSIELNGREKVKTWKHDTKDKGDYNPGNAQLRYEGKLPAGAYVLEAKAGGKSTRDIVLVTDASIVLKTSGKQALVYFCNALDGSPLVNGTVKVWQRFHDGNRWQWSQHDKATDQDGLALFELKDTANSVEIYVGAVAKDRQAFSLGNSYRYGRGEQPWRVYAFTDRPAYRPKEHVEWKIIARRDNGSVYSTPANETIWYRIAGPDNALLKEGEIKLNEFGSYSGSLELTESLRLGEYRVTFLEKNKNNYIGEAALFRLEEYKLPEFKVAVQTPEENGQRKIFRVGEQVEASIQADYYFGGAVANASVEVVVYQNPYYFFNPQPREFPWFYEDMDTQPNHWGRGGRGQILKRETLKTDATGKAIVKFETPANSGQDFEYQIEARVIDASRREIVGNGTVRVTRQRYYLTAKPDRQVIAPKDQTKVEITALDANNNPVKTEGEVSVTREYWWEIWLTPEGKEVKGDDLKRMKAQTRIWPPLPTRPDQKDWTLKFRGYEQEAILKQPLKTDAQGKGEFAFKAEKEGYYRIAYLTKDQVPNRLPQPINAETRVWVASNATTDTGYRTGGISVIVDKDTFRVGNEASVMLVANGERRFVLFSIEGERLDSYRLVRMDGPTKMLHILVEEKHVPNVFLSAGMVHEKQFHMDTRQVIVPPTKNFLTVDVKPDREQYQAREKGSLKVTTKDDAGKPVSAEVSVALVDESVYYIQGDYAGDMRRFFYGTKRPNITQNQSTFNQKSFVKLVEGENKQLIPAEQALREEARRQAGRERDARKDYYSESETVETQSAGVGGGVARGAIAMDFAATPMAAAAPAPAMEMAKSSRSLGTALKAEGKMKQQAANEPVDEPAVQVRNDFRSTILWQPTVITDAKGEATVEVTYPDSLTGWKATARAVSKGNQFGGDDATTRTKQPLIVRLQAPRFFVVGDEVVLSAVVNNNTSEEMSVKVSLDSTFTGTTAEADKRLPVPSLTFQVSGNDYGAAKAVTLKIPANSEARADWKARVNKDGPIKVKTTAIGGKYSDAMEKEYVVHEHGIEKFITKAGKVRGSEITLKLDIPKERKRETTALTVQVAPSMAVTMLDALPYLIDYPYGCTEQTMSRFLPAVVTAKTLKDLGLQPEDVMGKVFGGIEQANVAATQPKGKKNLERLDDMVKSGLARLYDFQHGDGGWGWWKQGESDRWMTAYVVWGLTLAKQSGTEIKADALSRGASYLDKTLVEEEVNPDMQAWMLHALAVYMSAEKTGKVSAFQQKAFDNLWKKRDDLNAYTRALFALSAHHLGKTPEAKTLIANLENGVKKDDRPDTSLLVAGVPTNAGVMGTAHWGEDGVWWRWSDGGVEATAWGLRALLTIDPKNKLVEPVSNWLIKNRRGAQWSNTRDTAMVVLAMNDYLRVSGELQPELEYEITVNGKKIAERKVSGADVFNAPSRFAVPATLVKDGANDIRIKRKGEGSIYFAAEAKFFSLEEPIPAAGNEIFVKREYFKLVGRPTLLKGYVYDKMPLKDGESVKSGERIETVITVETKNNYEYLLFEDLKPAGFEAVEIRSGESLYARELKSAAVERKHAAAEPVASSKLKVQSSKAAAPGIAARRPVVTRPLPPQNDDHTGRSRWVYQELRDRKVALFIDKLPEGVWEIRYDFRAEAPGQFHALPVLGHAMYVPEIRCNGAELRVTVVEDQK, encoded by the coding sequence ATGAAAACGTTGCTGGCTTTGGCCATGGTGGCCTGCTTTACGGTATTCTCCCTGCATTCCCAAACGACTGCCGAGTATGCGCCGTTGAAAACGGAAGCGGAAAAGTTGTTCGCTGAGAAATCGTATGCGAAGGCGAACGAGGTTTATGCGAAAGCCAAAGCGTTGACGCTTTCGACGGCGGATACGCGATGGGTGGAGTTTCGCCTCGCGGACACGCAATGGCGTTCTGCGGCATCCACACAGCAAGCCGATACGACGAAGCAGGATCAGGCGCGACAGGCGCTCGAAGTGATGGTGCGTGACATCACGCGGGAGGAGGACAAGGACCAGACTTGGGCAGAGGTGAAGGAATCGCTCGGCGATTTCTGGTGGATGCGGAAGAACAGTGTGAACTGGCATCCGGGCTGGGCGAATTATCAACCGGCGCTCGAATGGTGGGCAGGCGCAAGGGATGTGAATCTGGCGCGTGAGCGTTACCTCGGCATCGTGCGCAAGGCAGCGAAGCCCGCGCAGGTGGATCGCTGGTACACGTACGGCTATTATGGAAATTATCTGCCGCTGAATGTCTTGGAGAATGCATTGAAGATCGCGCAGACGGATACCGACAAGGCGCAGTTCCGTTATCTCATCGCGATGACGTTGAAGAACCAGGGCGGCAGCTTTGAGCAACGTCAACGGGTGCCGGAGGAATTCGAGGCGGCGATCAAGTTCGGCAAAGGCAACGAGTGGTATGACGATGCGCTGTATCAATACGGTGAGTGGATGATGCATCAGGGCCGATTTGTTCCCACGGAGAACGGTAACTATCGACAGGAGCCGGATAACAAGAAAGCGCTGGAGATGTTCCGCAAGCTGGTGGCGGAGTTCACCAAAGGTGAGACGCGTTATTTCGAACAGGCGCAGCAACGGATCAACGAGATCACGGGTGTGCAATTGGGGCTAGGCATCTCGCATATCTTTCTGCCGGATTCCGAAGTGCAGTATTATCTGAACTGGCGGAATGTTAAGGAGATCGAGCTTTCGCTCTACCCGGTGAATCTCGCGAAGGATGTGCAGATGGCGGGGAATGAAGAGCGCCGCCAGAACTGGTTGCAATCCATCGAATTGAATGGTCGCGAAAAAGTTAAGACGTGGAAGCACGATACAAAAGACAAGGGCGACTACAATCCAGGCAACGCGCAACTCCGGTATGAAGGCAAGCTTCCGGCAGGTGCCTATGTGCTGGAAGCGAAAGCGGGTGGGAAATCCACCCGCGACATCGTGCTGGTGACAGATGCTTCCATCGTGTTGAAGACTTCAGGCAAGCAGGCGCTCGTTTATTTCTGCAATGCGCTGGATGGTTCCCCGCTGGTGAATGGCACGGTGAAAGTCTGGCAGCGTTTCCATGATGGTAATCGCTGGCAGTGGAGCCAGCACGACAAGGCGACAGATCAGGATGGTTTGGCTTTGTTCGAACTGAAGGATACAGCGAACAGTGTCGAAATCTATGTGGGTGCGGTGGCGAAGGACAGGCAGGCGTTCAGCTTGGGGAACAGTTATCGCTATGGACGCGGCGAACAACCATGGCGCGTGTATGCGTTCACTGATCGCCCGGCTTATCGTCCGAAGGAGCATGTGGAGTGGAAGATCATCGCGCGCCGTGACAATGGCTCCGTGTATTCTACCCCGGCGAATGAGACGATCTGGTATCGCATCGCGGGACCGGACAATGCGCTCTTGAAAGAAGGCGAGATCAAGCTGAACGAGTTCGGCAGTTACTCCGGCTCACTGGAGCTGACGGAATCCCTGCGCCTCGGTGAATATCGCGTGACGTTCCTAGAAAAGAACAAGAACAACTACATCGGTGAGGCCGCGTTGTTCCGCCTGGAAGAATACAAGCTGCCGGAATTCAAGGTGGCGGTGCAGACGCCGGAGGAGAATGGTCAGCGCAAGATCTTCCGTGTGGGTGAGCAGGTCGAGGCGAGCATCCAAGCGGATTATTACTTCGGCGGTGCAGTGGCGAATGCGAGCGTGGAGGTAGTGGTGTATCAGAATCCGTATTACTTCTTTAACCCGCAACCGCGTGAGTTCCCGTGGTTCTATGAGGACATGGATACGCAGCCGAACCATTGGGGCCGTGGCGGTCGCGGCCAGATCCTGAAACGCGAGACGCTCAAGACGGATGCGACGGGCAAGGCGATCGTGAAGTTCGAGACGCCCGCGAACAGCGGACAGGATTTCGAATATCAGATCGAGGCGCGCGTGATCGATGCCTCACGTCGCGAGATCGTGGGCAATGGCACCGTGCGCGTGACGCGCCAGCGTTATTACCTCACAGCGAAACCAGATCGGCAGGTCATCGCGCCGAAAGATCAGACGAAGGTGGAAATCACCGCGCTGGATGCGAACAATAATCCGGTGAAGACGGAAGGTGAAGTGAGTGTGACGCGCGAGTATTGGTGGGAGATCTGGCTGACGCCCGAGGGCAAGGAAGTGAAGGGTGATGACCTCAAGCGCATGAAAGCGCAGACTAGGATCTGGCCGCCGTTGCCCACACGTCCCGATCAGAAAGATTGGACACTGAAATTCCGCGGCTATGAACAGGAAGCGATCCTCAAGCAACCGCTCAAGACCGATGCGCAAGGCAAAGGTGAGTTCGCCTTCAAGGCGGAGAAGGAAGGGTATTATCGCATCGCCTATCTGACGAAGGATCAGGTGCCGAACCGTCTGCCGCAACCGATCAACGCGGAAACGCGCGTGTGGGTGGCGAGCAATGCGACGACGGATACGGGTTATCGCACGGGCGGCATCTCGGTGATTGTGGACAAGGACACCTTCCGCGTGGGCAATGAAGCTTCCGTGATGCTGGTGGCGAATGGTGAACGCCGCTTCGTGCTCTTCAGCATCGAAGGCGAACGGCTCGACAGCTATCGCCTCGTGCGGATGGATGGGCCGACGAAGATGCTACACATCCTCGTGGAAGAGAAGCACGTGCCGAACGTGTTCCTCAGCGCCGGCATGGTGCATGAGAAGCAATTCCACATGGATACACGCCAAGTCATCGTGCCACCCACGAAAAATTTCCTGACGGTGGATGTGAAGCCGGATCGTGAGCAGTATCAGGCACGCGAGAAAGGTTCTCTCAAGGTCACGACGAAGGATGACGCGGGTAAGCCGGTCAGTGCGGAGGTGTCCGTGGCGTTGGTGGATGAATCGGTCTATTACATCCAGGGTGATTACGCGGGTGATATGCGCCGGTTCTTCTACGGCACGAAGCGTCCGAACATCACGCAGAACCAGAGTACGTTTAATCAGAAGAGTTTTGTGAAACTGGTTGAAGGCGAGAACAAGCAACTCATCCCGGCAGAACAAGCGTTGCGCGAAGAAGCACGGCGTCAGGCCGGACGAGAGCGGGATGCCAGGAAGGATTATTATTCAGAGTCGGAAACGGTGGAGACTCAATCGGCAGGCGTAGGGGGAGGGGTGGCCCGTGGCGCCATTGCTATGGATTTTGCGGCAACACCCATGGCTGCAGCCGCACCAGCTCCAGCGATGGAGATGGCGAAATCTTCACGTAGTCTGGGCACAGCATTAAAAGCGGAAGGCAAGATGAAGCAGCAAGCCGCGAATGAACCGGTGGATGAACCTGCCGTGCAAGTGCGAAACGACTTCCGGTCCACCATTCTCTGGCAACCGACGGTAATCACAGATGCAAAGGGTGAAGCGACGGTGGAAGTAACGTATCCGGATTCCCTCACAGGTTGGAAAGCCACGGCGCGGGCGGTATCGAAGGGTAACCAGTTCGGTGGTGACGATGCGACGACGCGCACGAAGCAACCTCTCATCGTGCGTCTGCAAGCGCCGCGTTTCTTTGTGGTGGGCGATGAAGTCGTGCTCTCTGCCGTGGTGAACAATAACACCAGCGAGGAGATGAGCGTGAAGGTGTCGTTAGATTCTACGTTTACCGGTACGACTGCTGAGGCGGATAAACGTCTGCCGGTTCCGTCGCTCACCTTTCAGGTGAGTGGAAATGATTACGGCGCGGCCAAAGCGGTCACGCTAAAGATTCCCGCGAACAGCGAAGCGCGGGCCGACTGGAAAGCCCGCGTGAACAAGGACGGCCCGATCAAGGTGAAGACGACGGCTATCGGTGGGAAGTATTCTGATGCGATGGAGAAAGAGTATGTGGTGCATGAGCACGGCATCGAGAAGTTCATCACCAAGGCGGGCAAGGTGCGTGGCAGCGAGATCACGCTGAAGCTCGACATTCCGAAGGAACGCAAACGCGAGACGACGGCGCTCACGGTTCAAGTCGCGCCGAGCATGGCGGTGACAATGCTCGATGCGTTGCCTTACCTGATCGATTATCCCTACGGCTGCACTGAGCAGACGATGAGCCGCTTCCTGCCTGCCGTGGTGACGGCGAAGACCTTGAAAGATCTCGGTCTGCAACCGGAGGATGTGATGGGCAAGGTGTTCGGTGGTATCGAGCAAGCGAACGTCGCAGCCACGCAGCCTAAGGGTAAGAAGAATCTCGAACGGCTGGATGACATGGTGAAGAGCGGTCTGGCACGGCTCTATGACTTCCAGCATGGCGATGGCGGTTGGGGCTGGTGGAAACAAGGTGAGAGCGATCGCTGGATGACGGCTTACGTCGTTTGGGGGCTGACACTCGCGAAGCAATCCGGCACGGAGATCAAAGCCGATGCCCTTTCACGTGGCGCATCGTATCTCGATAAGACGTTGGTGGAAGAAGAGGTGAATCCGGACATGCAGGCGTGGATGTTGCACGCGCTCGCGGTTTACATGAGCGCGGAGAAGACGGGCAAGGTATCGGCGTTCCAGCAAAAGGCGTTCGATAATCTGTGGAAGAAACGCGATGACTTGAACGCTTACACCCGCGCATTGTTCGCACTGTCCGCGCATCACCTTGGCAAGACGCCGGAGGCGAAGACGTTGATCGCGAATCTGGAGAACGGTGTGAAGAAGGATGATCGTCCGGACACGTCGCTCCTTGTCGCGGGCGTGCCTACGAATGCTGGTGTGATGGGCACGGCGCATTGGGGTGAAGATGGTGTCTGGTGGCGTTGGAGCGATGGTGGCGTGGAAGCGACGGCTTGGGGTTTGCGCGCCCTACTCACGATTGATCCGAAGAATAAATTGGTGGAACCCGTGAGCAACTGGCTCATCAAGAATCGTCGCGGTGCGCAATGGAGCAATACGCGTGATACCGCGATGGTCGTGCTGGCGATGAATGATTACCTGCGCGTGAGCGGCGAGTTGCAGCCGGAACTGGAATACGAGATCACCGTGAACGGCAAGAAGATCGCGGAACGCAAGGTGAGCGGTGCGGATGTGTTCAATGCACCGAGCCGCTTCGCAGTGCCCGCCACGCTCGTGAAAGATGGTGCGAATGATATCCGCATCAAGCGCAAGGGTGAAGGTTCCATCTACTTCGCGGCGGAAGCAAAGTTCTTCAGCTTGGAAGAGCCGATTCCGGCGGCGGGAAATGAGATTTTCGTGAAACGCGAATACTTCAAGCTCGTCGGTCGCCCGACGCTGCTGAAGGGTTATGTGTATGACAAGATGCCGTTGAAAGATGGTGAGAGTGTGAAGAGCGGCGAACGCATCGAGACGGTCATCACGGTGGAGACGAAGAACAATTACGAGTATCTGCTGTTTGAGGATTTGAAGCCCGCTGGTTTTGAGGCGGTGGAGATCCGCAGCGGGGAGTCTTTGTATGCGCGGGAGCTGAAGTCCGCAGCAGTGGAGCGGAAGCATGCGGCCGCCGAACCAGTGGCAAGTTCAAAGCTCAAAGTTCAAAGTTCAAAGGCGGCTGCGCCGGGGATCGCCGCACGCAGACCGGTGGTCACTCGTCCCTTGCCGCCACAAAATGACGATCACACCGGGCGTTCACGCTGGGTATATCAGGAACTGCGCGATCGCAAGGTGGCGCTGTTCATCGACAAGCTGCCGGAAGGCGTGTGGGAGATCCGCTACGACTTCCGTGCCGAAGCGCCGGGACAATTCCACGCGTTGCCCGTGCTGGGCCACGCGATGTATGTGCCGGAGATCCGCTGCAACGGCGCGGAGTTGCGCGTGACGGTCGTGGAGGATCAGAAATGA
- a CDS encoding heme-dependent oxidative N-demethylase subunit alpha family protein, whose amino-acid sequence MSETLPQPERDWSELFPDQDYRFSMGLKQGDPAKFFSPSHEYQAAIAERRQWLASGAERYAALFTDGIPLLAETRSLAQKWHTLPEFLPPQDDDPAAAWDNLMALGRNWETDFLLLKIEGYQVPKLVGGCVCFPSSWNLEEKMGRRIDFIHEAVPGLNASMGRSIGTFLNKLRPDVAWLRANWGLAATGERNLHPARGMARLRGPLTLDEVWLRIEDQALVALPGNDGVLFGIRLTTHPLRSVVQNPIAKQGLSRALRTMPLEMIEYKGLSAARESLITMVA is encoded by the coding sequence TTGAGCGAAACCCTCCCCCAGCCTGAACGCGACTGGTCGGAACTTTTCCCCGACCAGGATTACCGTTTCTCCATGGGTTTGAAGCAGGGTGATCCGGCAAAGTTCTTTTCTCCCAGCCACGAATATCAGGCAGCCATCGCCGAGCGCCGCCAATGGCTCGCCTCAGGTGCAGAACGCTATGCGGCCCTGTTCACCGATGGTATTCCGCTCCTCGCAGAAACACGTTCTCTTGCGCAGAAGTGGCACACGCTGCCTGAATTCTTGCCTCCTCAAGATGACGATCCTGCCGCTGCTTGGGATAATCTTATGGCACTGGGGAGGAATTGGGAAACGGACTTCCTCTTGCTAAAAATTGAGGGCTACCAGGTTCCCAAGCTGGTTGGGGGTTGTGTGTGTTTCCCTTCTTCGTGGAACTTGGAAGAGAAGATGGGCCGTCGCATTGATTTCATCCACGAAGCCGTGCCGGGACTGAATGCCTCCATGGGCCGTTCCATCGGCACGTTTCTGAACAAGCTGCGGCCTGACGTCGCGTGGTTGCGGGCGAATTGGGGCTTGGCTGCCACGGGTGAACGTAATCTGCATCCCGCTCGCGGCATGGCTCGTTTGCGCGGACCATTGACGCTGGATGAAGTATGGCTGCGCATCGAGGATCAGGCGCTGGTAGCACTGCCGGGAAATGATGGCGTCCTCTTCGGTATCCGCCTGACCACGCATCCATTGCGGTCCGTAGTCCAGAATCCAATCGCCAAACAGGGACTATCCCGGGCCCTGCGGACAATGCCTCTGGAGATGATCGAGTATAAGGGATTGAGTGCAGCGCGGGAGAGTTTGATCACGATGGTAGCGTAA
- a CDS encoding DUF971 domain-containing protein: MRPLDIQQIGDELAIKWDDQSESFVKLEKLRRLCPCAGCNGEKDIFGKVYKNPTKPYSAKSFQLVRLAYVGGYALQPHWADGHGSGLYAYDYLKRVAEADDKDDAAANPAITPQPPTA, translated from the coding sequence ATGCGACCGTTGGATATACAGCAGATCGGTGATGAACTGGCCATCAAATGGGATGACCAGAGCGAGAGCTTTGTGAAACTGGAGAAGCTCCGCCGCCTCTGCCCTTGCGCCGGTTGCAATGGGGAAAAGGACATCTTCGGGAAGGTTTACAAAAATCCCACGAAGCCTTACTCCGCCAAGTCTTTCCAACTCGTCCGGCTCGCTTACGTGGGAGGCTATGCCCTCCAACCGCATTGGGCGGATGGTCATGGCTCTGGCCTCTATGCCTATGATTACCTGAAGCGCGTCGCTGAGGCGGATGACAAGGATGATGCCGCCGCGAACCCCGCCATCACGCCGCAACCGCCAACTGCTTGA
- a CDS encoding DUF2750 domain-containing protein, whose product MTQDNDDAHQASYDRFIQQTITRGEAWLLSSPAGTGVCESEQFEDTDVILFFSHVADARQVQAKMFPDQKPEKVALFDLLFRWLPGMEKDDVLAGPNWTDELIGLEMEPGELREELLDNLTPKQEADFTARLRPQKKRP is encoded by the coding sequence ATGACGCAAGACAACGACGACGCCCATCAGGCCAGCTACGACCGCTTCATCCAGCAAACCATTACGCGAGGTGAGGCTTGGCTTCTTTCGAGTCCAGCCGGGACCGGCGTGTGCGAGTCAGAACAATTTGAGGACACGGATGTCATCCTCTTCTTTTCCCATGTGGCCGATGCCCGGCAAGTGCAGGCCAAGATGTTCCCCGATCAGAAGCCGGAGAAAGTGGCGCTCTTCGACCTGCTCTTCCGCTGGTTGCCCGGCATGGAAAAGGACGACGTGCTCGCCGGTCCTAACTGGACCGATGAACTGATCGGCTTGGAAATGGAGCCGGGTGAATTGCGGGAAGAGCTGCTGGATAATTTGACCCCAAAGCAAGAGGCCGATTTCACCGCCCGCTTGCGCCCTCAGAAAAAGCGCCCGTAA
- a CDS encoding zinc ABC transporter substrate-binding protein — protein MKMTLRTWLLSLAGAAFLLTGLSPAQAAEKKLKVVTTVTMISDLVKQIGGSRIEVQELMGPGVDPHLYKATAADVAKLQRADVIFYNGLMLEGKMQDLFDKMSRSRKHIYAASADIPKNQLLQPAEFEGHYDPHVWFEVPLWEQCAATVTKGLVAADPAGKADYEKRGAELRKKLQELHQWAVKKANELPAEKRILITSHDAYNYFGRAYGFKVVGLQGISTVTEAGLADMVKLVDFIKQKQVKAIFVESSVPPNAIQRISKDSGAKIGGELFSDAMGTPGQMEHGYDLGTYEGMIKHNLTTIVEALK, from the coding sequence ATGAAAATGACTTTGCGGACGTGGTTGTTGAGTTTGGCTGGTGCAGCTTTCTTGCTAACGGGACTTAGCCCTGCACAGGCGGCCGAGAAAAAACTGAAAGTGGTCACCACCGTGACAATGATCTCCGATCTGGTGAAGCAGATCGGCGGCAGTCGCATCGAGGTGCAGGAGTTGATGGGGCCGGGCGTGGACCCGCATCTCTACAAGGCCACGGCGGCGGACGTCGCCAAGCTGCAACGGGCAGACGTCATTTTCTACAACGGCCTGATGCTGGAAGGGAAGATGCAGGATCTCTTCGACAAGATGAGCCGTTCGCGCAAACACATCTACGCAGCATCCGCCGACATTCCCAAGAATCAGTTGCTCCAGCCGGCAGAGTTCGAGGGGCATTACGATCCACACGTTTGGTTTGAAGTGCCGCTCTGGGAGCAATGCGCCGCAACGGTGACGAAAGGCCTCGTGGCAGCTGATCCGGCGGGCAAAGCCGATTACGAGAAGCGTGGTGCGGAGCTGCGTAAGAAATTACAGGAGCTGCATCAATGGGCGGTGAAGAAGGCGAATGAGCTGCCCGCGGAGAAACGCATCCTCATCACGAGCCATGATGCTTACAATTATTTCGGACGCGCCTATGGTTTCAAAGTGGTGGGCCTGCAAGGCATCTCCACGGTCACTGAGGCGGGCCTCGCGGACATGGTGAAGCTGGTGGATTTCATCAAGCAGAAGCAGGTGAAGGCCATCTTCGTGGAATCCAGTGTGCCGCCGAATGCGATCCAACGTATCAGCAAGGATTCCGGTGCGAAGATCGGTGGTGAGCTGTTCTCCGACGCGATGGGCACGCCGGGCCAGATGGAGCATGGTTATGACCTCGGCACGTATGAGGGCATGATCAAGCACAACCTCACGACCATCGTGGAGGCGTTGAAGTAA
- a CDS encoding transporter — MKTPYVSLGLVCLATTFASAAEPAPADKTQYHLFNATPREFMREISTDRPDLTESPYTVDAGRFQFETDLWNYSYDRHNSSHADTQDEAHSFAAVNAKAGLLHNLDLHFVVPIYNRIRSHDFSTSTITRDQGFGDLTVRMKYNLWGNDGGKTAFAVMPFVKFPTAATGLGNNSVEGGLILPFGMELPGGWSMGAMLEFDILRDGAGSGHHLDVIQTITFGHSIVGDLGGYVEFFSASSTESPTPWMATVNAGLTYGLTEDIQLDAGVNFGVTRSAPDINPFMGISWRF; from the coding sequence ATGAAAACACCCTACGTGTCTCTTGGACTTGTCTGCTTGGCGACTACCTTTGCTTCTGCCGCTGAACCTGCTCCCGCAGACAAGACACAATATCACCTCTTCAATGCCACGCCGCGTGAGTTCATGCGAGAGATCTCCACGGACCGGCCGGACCTGACGGAAAGCCCTTACACGGTGGATGCGGGGCGTTTTCAGTTCGAGACGGATCTGTGGAATTACAGTTATGACCGGCACAATTCTTCACATGCGGATACGCAGGATGAAGCGCACAGCTTTGCCGCTGTGAATGCGAAGGCGGGCCTACTGCACAATCTGGATCTGCACTTCGTGGTGCCGATCTATAATCGCATCCGCTCGCATGATTTCTCCACGAGCACGATCACGCGCGATCAGGGCTTTGGCGATCTGACGGTGCGGATGAAGTACAATCTCTGGGGCAATGACGGCGGTAAGACGGCGTTCGCGGTGATGCCGTTCGTGAAGTTTCCCACGGCGGCGACAGGCTTGGGCAATAACTCGGTGGAAGGCGGATTAATCTTACCCTTCGGCATGGAGTTGCCCGGCGGTTGGAGCATGGGGGCGATGCTGGAGTTCGACATACTGCGTGATGGCGCGGGGAGCGGTCATCATCTGGATGTCATCCAGACGATCACGTTCGGCCATAGCATCGTGGGTGACTTGGGTGGTTATGTGGAATTCTTCAGCGCGAGCAGCACGGAATCACCCACGCCGTGGATGGCCACGGTGAACGCCGGTTTGACCTATGGGCTCACTGAGGATATCCAGTTGGATGCCGGTGTGAATTTCGGTGTCACCCGGTCTGCGCCGGATATCAACCCGTTCATGGGCATCTCGTGGCGTTTCTGA
- a CDS encoding metal ABC transporter ATP-binding protein produces MNANNPTSPIGEPAPLEVHDLTVAYQKKPVLWGVDVTVPKGNLVGIVGPNGAGKSTLIKAAMGLLPISSGWVKVFGTPLKENFRRVGYVPQRESVDWDFPVNVMDVVLMGRYGHLGVFQRPTKHDYDVAKACLDKVKMLPYANRQIANLSGGQQQRVFLARALAQEADLYFMDEPFAGVDAATEAAIIELLHELKSKGKTLLVVHHDLPTARNYFDMLLLLNMRVVAFGPTEEVFTYELLQKTYGGRLTILAEVADAVRQKT; encoded by the coding sequence ATGAATGCGAATAATCCAACCTCGCCTATTGGCGAACCCGCTCCGCTGGAGGTTCACGATCTTACGGTCGCTTACCAGAAGAAACCCGTGCTGTGGGGCGTGGATGTCACGGTGCCGAAGGGCAATCTCGTAGGCATCGTGGGACCGAATGGCGCAGGGAAATCCACGCTTATCAAGGCGGCGATGGGCCTGCTGCCCATCAGCAGCGGCTGGGTGAAGGTGTTCGGCACACCACTCAAGGAAAACTTCCGGCGCGTGGGTTATGTGCCACAGCGCGAATCGGTGGATTGGGATTTTCCCGTGAACGTGATGGATGTGGTGCTGATGGGGCGCTACGGACATCTCGGTGTCTTCCAACGCCCAACGAAGCACGACTACGATGTGGCCAAGGCATGTCTCGACAAGGTGAAGATGCTGCCATATGCGAACCGGCAGATCGCGAATCTCAGTGGTGGCCAACAACAGCGCGTCTTCCTCGCCCGGGCGCTCGCGCAAGAGGCGGACCTGTATTTCATGGATGAACCGTTCGCGGGCGTCGATGCCGCGACGGAAGCGGCGATTATCGAGCTGCTGCATGAATTGAAGTCCAAGGGCAAGACCCTGCTCGTGGTCCATCATGATCTCCCGACCGCGCGCAATTACTTCGATATGCTCTTGCTGCTGAACATGCGTGTGGTGGCTTTCGGACCGACGGAAGAAGTCTTCACTTACGAGTTGCTGCAGAAGACTTATGGCGGACGGCTGACGATTCTGGCCGAAGTCGCCGATGCCGTGCGGCAAAAGACTTAA